The following proteins are co-located in the Malus sylvestris chromosome 13, drMalSylv7.2, whole genome shotgun sequence genome:
- the LOC126594802 gene encoding uncharacterized protein LOC126594802 encodes MAAIATGVSLNHISRESSDIRRLADFYKEIFGLEEIESPNFGEFKVIWLKAPGNFALHLIERNPSFNLPEGPWSATSPVADPSHLPRGHHICFNVSNFQSFVKTLKEKGIQTFERSLPDGKVKQVFFFDPDGNGLEVAGQ; translated from the exons atggcGGCAATAGCAACCGGAGTGAGTCTCAACCACATTTCGAGAGAATCCTCCGACATTCGGCGTCTCGCCGATTTCTACAAAGAG ATATTTGGGCTCGAGGAGATTGAGAGCCCAAACTTCGGGGAGTTCAAGGTGATATGGCTCAAGGCGCCTGGGAATTTCGCTCTCCACCTGATCgaaagaaaccctagttttaacCTTCCGGAAGGACCATGGAGCGCTACGTCACCGGTTGCTGACCCGAGCCACCTCCCCAGAGGCCACCACATCTGCTTCAACGTCTCCAATTTCCAGTCTTTTGTGAAAACCCTCAAG GAAAAGGGAATCCAGACGTTTGAGAGGTCCTTACCTGATGGTAAGGTCAAGCAAGTCTTCTTCTTTGATCCAGATG GCAATGGATTGGAGGTTGCAGGTCAATGA
- the LOC126594791 gene encoding pentatricopeptide repeat-containing protein At4g14850, whose amino-acid sequence MPFLSPNTLASLVESAVSTHSPLLARAAHAHMIRTLGASLPSFLSNHLVNMYSKLDLPDSAQLVLRLSPSRSVVTWTSLIAGSVQNGHFASAILHFSNMRRESIQPNDFTFPCAFKASGLLRLPVTGKQLHALAVKAGQICDVFVGCSAFDMYCKTGLRDEARNVFDEMPERNLATWNAYMSNAVLDGRPLNAVYKFIEFLRAGGEPNSITFCAFLNACSDTSSLELGKQLHGFVMRCGFGKDVSVLNGLIDFYGKCREVGFSMTVFDGIGERNDVSWCSMVAACVQNDEEERACEFFLRAMKEGVKPTDFMVSSVLSACAGVAWLEQGRSVHSVAVKACVEGNVFVGSALVDMYGKCGCIEDAKRAFDEMPSRNLITWNAMVGAYAHQGLADMALALFKEMCTQSHEFKPNYVTLVCVLSACSRAGAVQMGMRIFESMKAKYGVEPGAEHYACVVDLLGRAGMIERAYEFITKMPIRPTISIWGALLGACKMYRNTELGKIAADKLFELDPKDSGNHVVLSNMFAACGRWEEATLVRKGMKDVGIKKGAGYSWIAVKNAFHVFQAKDTAHERNSEIQAMLSELRRKMDEAGYIADTNFALFDIEEEEKVSEVWYHSEKIALAFGLISLPPGVPIRITKNLRICGDCHGAIKFISGIVGREIIVRDNNRFHRFRDGHCSCRDYW is encoded by the exons ATGCCATTCCTCTCTCCCAACACGCTCGCCTCCCTGGTCGAATCCGCCGTGTCGACGCACTCCCCTCTGCTCGCCCGGGCGGCACATGCCCACATGATCAGAACCCTCGGAGCGTCTCTCCCCTCCTTCCTCTCCAACCACCTCGTCAACATGTACTCCAAACTCGACCTCCCCGACTCAGCCCAACTCGTCCTCCGACTCAGCCCATCTCGCTCAGTCGTCACCTGGACCTCCCTCATCGCCGGTTCTGTCCAAAACGGCCATTTCGCCTCCGCTATCCTCCATTTCTCTAACATGCGCCGCGAGTCTATCCAGCCCAACGATTTCACCTTCCCTTGCGCCTTCAAGGCCTCGGGTTTGCTGCGGTTGCCTGTCACAGGAAAACAGCTCCATGCGCTAGCTGTCAAGGCCGGGCAGATATGCGATGTCTTTGTTGGGTGCAGCGCTTTTGATATGTACTGCAAGACGGGTCTCCGAGACGAGGCTCGGaatgtgtttgatgaaatgcccGAGAGAAACCTTGCGACGTGGAATGCGTACATGTCGAATGCGGTGCTTGACGGGCGGCCGCTAAATGCGGTTTACAAGTTTATTGAGTTTCTGCGGGCGGGTGGGGAGCCTAATTCGATTACGTTTTGTGCGTTTCTCAATGCATGTTCGGATACATCGAGTCTGGAGCTCGGGAAACAGTTACATGGGTTTGTGATGCGATGTGGGTTTGGCAAAGATGTGTCGGTTTTAAATGGGCTTATTGACTTTTATGGGAAGTGCCGGGAGGTCGGGTTTTCAATGACGGTTTTTGATGGAATTGGTGAGCGGAATGATGTTTCTTGGTGCTCTATGGTGGCTGCGTGCGTGCAGAATGATGAGGAGGAGAGGGCATGCGAGTTCTTTTTACGGGCGATGAAAGAAGGGGTTAAGCCGACTGACTTCATGGTTTCGAGTGTTCTAAGTGCTTGTGCTGGGGTTGCGTGGCTTGAACAGGGTAGGTCAGTTCACTCGGTTGCAGTGAAGGCGTGTGTGGAGGGAAATGTATTTGTTGGGAGTGCACTTGTTGACATGTATGGAAAATGTGGCTGCATAGAAGATGCCAAGCGTGCCTTTGATGAGATGCCTTCGAGGAACTTGATCACTTGGAACGCAATGGTAGGTGCGTACGCACATCAAGGGCTTGCCGATATGGCTTTGGCATTATTCAAGGAAATGTGCACCCAAAGTCACGAGTTTAAACCAAATTATGTTACATTGGTGTGTGTATTATCGGCATGTAGTAGGGCAGGGGCTGTGCAAATGGGGATGCGGATCTTTGAGTCAATGAAAGCAAAGTATGGAGTTGAACCAGGGGCAGAGCATTATGCATGTGTTGTGGACTTGCTAGGGCGAGCTGGGATGATAGAGCGAGCTTACGAGTTTATTACAAAGATGCCAATTCGGCCAACGATTTCCATTTGGGGGGCACTTCTTGGGGCTTGTAAAATGTATAGGAATACAGAATTGGGGAAGATTGCAGCTGACAAGTTATTTGAACTCGATCCTAAAGACTCTGGCAACCACGTGGTGCTTTCTAACATGTTTGCAGCTTGCGGCAG GTGGGAAGAAGCAACGCTTGTGAGAAAGGGAATGAAAGATGTTGGGATAAAAAAGGGTGCAGGCTACAGTTGGATCGCAGTCAAGAATGCATTCCACGTCTTCCAAGCAAAGGACACCGCCCACGAAAGGAATTCAGAGATTCAGGCAATGCTAAGTGAGTTAAGGAGGAAAATGGACGAAGCTGGCTATATTGCTGACACCAATTTTGCGCTGTTTGATatagaggaagaagagaaagtGTCGGAAGTTTGGTACCACAGCGAGAAGATTGCGCTAGCGTTTGGACTCATATCCCTCCCTCCCGGGGTGCCTATAAGGATAACAAAGAACCTTAGGATCTGTGGGGATTGCCATGGTGCAATCAAGTTCATTTCTGGAATTGTAGGTAGAGAAATTATTGTGAGAGATAACAATCGGTTTCATCGCTTTAGAGATGGTCATTGCTCGTGTAGAGATTATTGGTGA